DNA from Yamadazyma tenuis chromosome 5, complete sequence:
GTCTTCCATCTCTTCAGTCAACTTATTGACTCTAAGtttattcaacttttttGTTCTCTTTTTATCGTCCATCTCGTACTTGGTATCATTGTAATAACTAGAGTTAttttcttcgtcttcgtcaCCCTCGTATCCATATTTGACTTCGAAGTCGGTAGGTGGTTCTTTTAGGACATCCCTTGCCAGAGGGTTTGAGATTAACTGGTTGTGTACACCAAAACTAAAACACCATTTGAGATGGATGAGTCTTATGTACAAAAACCAACTATTAATCTGAATTGACCTGGTTTTACTTAATTTGATAAAGTTCAAATCCATGATTTCACTCAAGATCTCAAGTCCCCTAGGACTTCTCTTCAATATTTCAATACGGGTATCATAATTACCGTAATTCTCCACTGTATTTAAAATGTCTCTGAATATGGAATGGATATCCTTTTTGTCCTTCTTGCTAACCTTTTTATCGTTCAAATTTACAAGTCTTGTCAACACGGAAgttatttcttcttgttcataATATGGTGAATTGTCATTAAAATCAGCAtcattatcttcatcttcatcatttcTATAATGATAAACCTCATAGCAAAGAGCTATCACTCGTCCACTAGCCTTACTAATATCAACATTCAACTCGTTATCAAATAATTCAAGTAACTTGGGAATAAGGTCCtcaatgatttcatttAAAAAGTCATTTCGAGGTACAAGAGTCAATAAGCAACCAACTCCATGTAGACCAGCTATCCCGATCAAGGCCTCACTATTTTGTTTTGTCGTCAATTCATTAACAATTCTTTGCTTACTAAGATCGTCGAAAAAAGTAGAGTATTCACGGTTTCCCTCCTTGAAGTCTCTTATACTAGTCAATGCACTCAAACAATAACCTTCAGTAATTTCGTACAACCAGGATATTGTGGAGTCAATTCCATAACCAGAAGATCCGTTATGtaaaatcatcaagagACCAACATAACCAGATATGACATGACTTTTGTTCTCATTGGTGATTATGGCCGTAGCAGGTTCAGTGATCAAGCTCTTCATAAATAACATGAATTCTCCATCGGCCAAAGAGCtgaattcatcaatatcacTGACAATTAAGGCAATTGTGCATCTGTAAAGTAATAAAAATTCCTGAGGAGATCTGGCATCTCTTCTCATCAATATGAAAATCAAGTCCAGGACGCTTTCTTCACCCACGTAGTCGTCAGTGCCAATTCTGGATTCGTTATACACAAGTAAGGATTTAACCACAATCAACTTATACAATTGTGCTAGAATCAATTCTCTTGAATCTGAAGAAACTTCATTTCTAGAAACCTGTAAGGAATGTATTAATTCCTTTATGGAGCCACTGGAAGTGATTCGGGCCCTGTTCCATTCGTTTACTGTATcttgtttgaaatcataGTTCTGCTCTCTCCatccttcaagattttCTAGCTTTGAGCTTAATAGTTCCTCCAAATTACTGAAGGCAAAGTCCAATTGcccattttcttctccatctGGCCTGGGGGTTCTGGCTCTAGAAACTGACCTCGAGGACGAGTTCGACTTGTCATCCAATAAATGTTTTCTATTCATTGATTATATTAATTTTAGCACACAGGAGGATGTCACCTTTTTTTATAGCTGGTGCTCGCATGTTTCGCAGCAACCGGTTGAGACACTAAAACCGAGCTTTCAGCCTTATGTATTAGTCACTGCTATTAAAACCGAACCGAGTTAGTTGTGTAACATAGATATTGTAtttgatatctttgatTCACATATTTGACAACAGATTCCATGGCTAGAAAACTGGGTCGTTTGCACCCGAAAAAGGGAATTGTTGGCTCTTCGGCTCATATGGTCGAATCATCTATTGACGTTGTAGCCTGTTTCAATATACTTATTCATCAGACGTGTACTTTCTATATACAAGGGGTTGAAAGTCTGGGTTGTAGCTGGTCTGCCCCAATCGAGCTTTTCTTTGGTTAATATTCTCGCAAAACAAgttggttgcaaaaaaaatcaatgatGAAATGGTCATTGTATGAGTTGTTATTTATCGAAACAAACGACATGAACAACATATGAACAGTACCAAACCATTAATATGATCAGGTTCTTGTAACAAATAACCTCCATTGTAATCAAGTAATCAATGTCATTCGATAAGCAATGTTATCCAAGTGAATTCCTCAAAACACAACGTCCTGTGGAAGAACACACACCTTATGTCCATTTAGCCTGATAGTCTCGTCGTTTACATCTGCGGGCAACAGCTTTCTCATGTCATAACCGTCAATTTCATCGTCTAAATGCTTTGTATCTTGCGGTAGATTTCTCCCGTAGTACCCCACTACTCGTCTGTAAATACTGTAACCCAATTTTTCATACAATTGGAGTGCCAATGTGTTTGTTACCCGAACGAACAAGTCGATGAAAAGGGTGTTATCAGGATCTTTATTAACGATATTTTCAAGGAATATGCACAAATCGGAGGCCAATCCAACTCGCCTATACTGATTGTGAATTGTCACAGCCGAAATGTGCGTATGCCACTCAAGCTTGGAAAGCTTTCCTTCATTTTTGGCTATCATATACCCGCTTATTTCACTAGTATCACCAAAGGTTGAATTGTCACTGATTTCTAcagatttgaaaaataacGAGGGccatttgatcaagtattCCGAGTAGAAGTCAAGGGGGTAATTCTCTGTTAATGGGTCCAAATTTATAGAATTAATGTCATAtagatcttcaagttgaaaaggTTTATAAGAAGTCATTTTGTGCCATCACAGTAATTCTTGCAAGTACGTTTAGGATCACCAAATCGTGTGTCGACTCACCCGCGCCATAAAAATTTTCGAGCAATTACTCTGAAAGTAAACCAAATCACAATGTTTGACGGACAAGTTTCTGAAGAGCAGAAGAAAATTCAAGAACAGTACGCCACCGACACTTTGAAAACAGCCGGTATCATTGCCGGTACCTTGTGGGTAGTTCCCATCATTTTCCATTTCGTTAAGAGACAATTCAACTAAGTCAGGTTTGACTGTACATATTAACAAATATACAACTTGTACTATATTCATGCAAAAAATTCACACAACTTTATTCTACATCATCGAAATCAACCAAACTGTCCCGCAACTTACCGATTTTTACGGCCAAATTATTGAACTCAAATCTCTGGCAAATTTTTGAGGCTGCAATTAATGCCTTATcgttcttcatcaatttggcAATGGAGTATGACTTGGGTAAATTACCTTGCTTGCAAGTATCAGCAAACAATTTTAACAAGGATTTGTCAAACAAATTGCTATAGTAGGCTAACTTGTCACTGATCTCGTCGTTGAATTCTTGGTAGTCTTGATCAGTTAGGGAGTCATTGGTGATTATGCCCATGGCTTTAGCTTTCACGTAGTTTTCTTCGTAATCTTCGTCCTCTTGTTGTTCTGATTGACTAGTGTCTATGTGGTTAATCGGCATCTTGATCAGGAGTTCAATCGGCATGGCTAACGGAAACCCTGGGTATTGGTCATTATTCTTCAGCAAAATACAGTTTAATTTGTCACCGAATAATCCTAATGGCCAACACTTCCAGTTCTTCTTACTGGCATTATTATTATCGGTCACTTCCTGGGCACAGTTCAAAATCGGTATCCACTTACTGTTGGATGGTTCTCTCCATGACgacaaaatcatcaaagtatCATCATTTCCTGGAACAAGGCATGGATCATTGTattcattgaaaaagatcCCCTTTATCAATGGGCTCTTCCAATCTGATTTCAACGGTAATATAGCATCTTGCTGAATGAACTTGTAATCATAACAATTGATAATGGAAAAGGAATACAAGTTAACTGACAACCGAGATACGAGGAAAATGGAGTTGATACTTGATGCAATGACAGAAACGATTGGgttgactttgatgatattcACACACAAGCCCTGCTGATTGTAGAACCTTAAATACCCAAGGGAAGTTCCCACAACCACAATGGAATCTTCGTTATCAGTTATGGAGATGGAGGTAAGATACTCTCCGGTGTGTAAAGGGATTTTTTTATCCCAGCTCTCTTGGTCACTTTCATGACTTCTATAGTACAATGAGCCATATGACTTACTTGATTGGTAGTTGGAGTGTCCTAATAACACCCCATGACGATTGATGCCACATAAATCAAATTTGTGGTAATCATTGAAGTGATAATCTTTGTTGACTGATctatcaaagaaagaaacGGTAATACTTTGTTGCAGACCTTCCGTTTCATCAGTCTTAACCACCCACACATAACCAATCGAGTTCATAGTTAAATAACGCCTTTCAACATTAGCAGATCTACTGAAGGGTGTCGAACCAGGTGAGTATGGCAAGAGATCTCCTTCAACAGCTGATTGACTAATTGTAATCTTACCATCATTACCTCTATGACGCTTTTTATGGCGATCCAAAACAGATCCAACATCTTTGTTGTAGTAGGGAAAATCTTCATCGctttcatcttcagcaTCTATAATAGAATCGTCAAATGCATTTCTGTTAATACCGTTTGGTTCAGCATCAGAATTACTGGCTAACACATCCGTGTTGCTCccaccatcatcatcaatatcaccCAAAGATCCCTTTGAAGCAGAGTCTATGAAATCCTTGATTTGTGTGACAACACCTTTATTGCTACCAAGAAAGAGCTGGTCTTTGTACCACTCCAAATTGATAAACAAGTCTTCACtattttccaagtcaaactTATTGGTGACATCACCAGAGACAGAATCGAATACCACAACTTTGAAATCCTTGTTTAACACAGCTACAGACCTACCATTGGAAGATactttgaagtcaatgaTACTGTCAGCATCATTTCCAAATTTAAATTCCTTTTCAAGTTCCCAGTCTCTATTGTAGGTTCTGATTCCTTCGGAGCTAGGTGTCAACAAAAATTCACCATTCCTAAGCCACTGACATTTTGTGGCAACCAACTCATGTTTATGATCGTCTGAATAGTCGATTTCATCCATAGAAGAATGGATTTTACTTGAAACGGCTGATTTCAAGGTTTCGAGCAAATTGGGCTCTTCATTTATCGTTGAGTAGATCTGCACATCACCATTGGATAAACTGACTGCTAAGATCTCAGCATTCATACAATAGCTGATATTGACAACCTGTTGAGGAAGCTTGatggaggaggaggagtTACCTTCTTCtaagttgatgatgatcaacttatcatcatctcctccacaaacaagaCGTTTACCTTCATTGATTAAAACAGAATCTCTCAAAGGCAACTCAGATCTGTAAACAATCCCCTTAGACTCGTTGGTATTCAAGTCTACTAATTCCAAGTGTCCAGCCGTATTGGCGACCAATAACTTGTCgttagaagaagaaagacttGTTAAATTTTCAAGCACATCAACAGATGTAGGCTCTAGTTCAGGGTTATCTATTTtaaaaatcttcaaaatccCCACACTGTTCACAACAAGGAGCTTATTTATATGAGGGTTGTACTCGACGAGTGAGTTGCCCTCAGGGAAGGCGTTGATCCTATCTCTAGCAAATGCCATCGTTGAACAGTGGTTGAGATTTGGTTTTTGACTACATTCGCGACGcgttttgtttttggtttgAGCTATAAGCCGCACAAGTTTGCAATCGGATGCGGAACCACTCAAATTGGTGTCATAGTGCGGACATAGGTCTGTAACAATGCGCAATTAAACAGATAGTCACAAGCATTTAAGTGGCAGCCCAAATGGTTGGTAGTACAGAGGAAAGTGGAAACGAGGACGCAATTTTTGAGGGTTTTTTCTAGCGCAACTCTGAGGCTTTGAAGGTCATAATAAGCTCCCTATTTAAAGCGCACTGAAATAATCACGTCAGGGTTCTTCAATGTCAAAGCAAAGTTAAATTGTTTTCAGGCAAGATCGGGGAATTCCAAACTTTAAACAGTGATATGAGTGTGACAACAGGTACAAGGACTTGTTCCTTTCGGGTAAGTTCCCGTGAGCGAATATGAAACCAATACCAAGGTGATCACCAAAATAAGAAACCAACGGTAACCTTTTACCCCTAGCCGAGAGAACTGATGCAATATCGA
Protein-coding regions in this window:
- the mcl1 gene encoding DNA polymerase alpha accessory factor Mcl1 (COG:S; EggNog:ENOG503NW5X; BUSCO:EOG09260S2Z), whose amino-acid sequence is MAFARDRINAFPEGNSLVEYNPHINKLLVVNSVGILKIFKIDNPELEPTSVDVLENLTSLSSSNDKLLVANTAGHLELVDLNTNESKGIVYRSELPLRDSVLINEGKRLVCGGDDDKLIIINLEEGNSSSSIKLPQQVVNISYCMNAEILAVSLSNGDVQIYSTINEEPNLLETLKSAVSSKIHSSMDEIDYSDDHKHELVATKCQWLRNGEFLLTPSSEGIRTYNRDWELEKEFKFGNDADSIIDFKVSSNGRSVAVLNKDFKVVVFDSVSGDVTNKFDLENSEDLFINLEWYKDQLFLGSNKGVVTQIKDFIDSASKGSLGDIDDDGGSNTDVLASNSDAEPNGINRNAFDDSIIDAEDESDEDFPYYNKDVGSVLDRHKKRHRGNDGKITISQSAVEGDLLPYSPGSTPFSRSANVERRYLTMNSIGYVWVVKTDETEGSQQSITVSFFDRSVNKDYHFNDYHKFDLCGINRHGVLLGHSNYQSSKSYGSLYYRSHESDQESWDKKIPLHTGEYLTSISITDNEDSIVVVGTSLGYLRFYNQQGLCVNIIKVNPIVSVIASSINSIFLVSRLSVNLYSFSIINCYDYKFIQQDAILPLKSDWKSPLIKGIFFNEYNDPCLVPGNDDTLMILSSWREPSNSKWIPILNCAQEVTDNNNASKKNWKCWPLGLFGDKLNCILSKNNDQYPGFPLAMPIELSIKMPINHIDTSQSEQQEDEDYEENYVKAKAMGIITNDSLTDQDYQEFNDEISDKLAYYSNLFDKSLLKLFADTCKQGNLPKSYSIAKLMKNDKALIAASKICQRFEFNNLAVKIGKLRDIELSLNEMENDGNYPQGTGNDTGCFQSVDLYDINSINLDPLTENYPLDFYSEYLIKWPSLFFKSVEISDNSTFGDTSEISGYMIAKNEGKLSKLEWHTHISAVTIHNQYRRVGLASDLCIFLENIVNKDPDNTLFIDLFVRVTNTLALQLYEKLGYSIYRRVVGYYGRNLPQDTKHLDDEIDGYDMRKSLPADVNDETIRLNGHKVCVLPQDVVF
- a CDS encoding uncharacterized protein (EggNog:ENOG503Q3NX; COG:S), with protein sequence MNRKHLLDDKSNSSSRSVSRARTPRPDGEENGQLDFAFSNLEELLSSKLENLEGWREQNYDFKQDTVNEWNRARITSSGSIKELIHSLQVSRNEVSSDSRELILAQLYKLIVVKSLLVYNESRIGTDDYVGEESVSDLIFILMRRDARSPQEFLLLYRCTIALIVSDIDEFSSLADGEFMLFMKSLITEPATAIITNENKSHVISGYVGLLMILHNGSSGYGIDSTISWLYEITEGYCLSALTSIRDFKEGNREYSTFFDDLSKQRIVNELTTKQNSEALIGIAGLHGVGCLLTLVPRNDFLNEIIEDLIPKLLELFDNELNVDISKASGRVIALCYEVYHYRNDEDEDNDADFNDNSPYYEQEEITSVLTRLVNLNDKKVSKKDKKDIHSIFRDILNTVENYGNYDTRIEILKRSPRGLEILSEIMDLNFIKLSKTRSIQINSWFLYIRLIHLKWCFSFGVHNQLISNPSARDVLKEPPTDFEVKYGYEGDEDEENNSSYYNDTKYEMDDKKRTKKLNKLRVNKLTEEMEDLGLNK